A genomic window from Rattus norvegicus strain BN/NHsdMcwi chromosome 9, GRCr8, whole genome shotgun sequence includes:
- the Nif3l1 gene encoding NIF3-like protein 1 isoform X3 has protein sequence MVGNLLPGFRMLSSAHVVPTSVRRAPSWICSSSRSFMDLKALLSSLNDFASLSFAESWDNVGLLVEPSPPHTVNTLFLTNDLTEEVMEEALQKKADLILSYHPPIFRPMKHITWKTWKERLVIRALENRVAIYSPHTAYDAAPQGVNSWLAKGLGTCTTRPIHPSKAPNYPTEGTHRLEFSANHSQDLDKVMSAVKGVGGVSVTSFPARCDGEEQTRVSLNCTQKALMQVLAFLSQDRQLYQKTEILSLEKPLLLHTGMGRLCTLDESVSLATMIERIKRHLKLPHLRLALGVGRTLESPVKVVALCAGSGGSVLQGVEADLYLTVQGLEPRASCMQKNKNPKTTVLLNYATSR, from the exons ATGGTAG GCAACCTTCTACCTGGTTTCCGTATGCTGTCATCTGCACACGTGGTCCCTACAAGTGTGCGACGTGCCCCATCGTGGATCTGCAGCTCTTCCCGTTCCTTCATGGATCTGAaggctcttctctcttccttgaaTGACTTTGCCTCCCTCTCATTTGCTGAGAGCTGGGACAATGTGGGGTTGCTGGTGGAGCCAAGCCCGCCCCATACTGTAAATACACTCTTCCTGACCAATGACCTGACGGAGGAGGTCATGGAGGAGGCTCTGCAAAAGAAGGCAGATCTCATTCTCTCCTACCATCCACCTATCTTCCGGCCCATGAAGCACATAACTTGGAAGACCTGGAAGGAGCGCCTTGTGATCCGGGCTCTGGAGAACAGAGTCGCCATCTACTCTCCCCACACGGCCTATGACGCCGCACCCCAGGGAGTCAACAGCTGGTTGGCCAAAGGGCTCG GAACTTGCACTACCAGGCCCATCCACCCTTCCAAAGCTCCGAACTACCCCACAGAGGGAACTCACCGACTAGAATTCAGTGCGAACCACAGCCAAGACCTGGACAAAGTCATGTCTGCTGTGAAAGGGGTTGGAGGTGTCTCTGTCACCTCTTTTCCTGCCAG GTGTGATGGTGAGGAGCAAACACGGGTCAGTCTGAATTGTACTCAGAAGGCTTTGATGCAGGTGCTAGCTTTTCTCTCCCAGGACAGACAACTTTATCAGAaaactgaaattctttctttggagAAG CCTTTGCTTCTGCATACTGGAATGGGACGCTTGTGCACACTGGATGAGTCTGTCTCCCTGGCAACAATGATAGAACGAATCAAAAGACACCTAAAGCTGCCTCATCTTCGCTTAGCTCTTGGAGTGGGGAGGACCTTAG AGTCTCCAGTCAAAGTTGTGGCCCTGTGTGCTGGTTCTGGGGGCAGCGTTCTACAAGGAGTAGAGGCCGACCTTTACCTCACAG TGCAgggccttgaacccagagcctcctgcatgcaaaaaaacaaaaacccaaaaaccactGTGCTCCTGAACTATGCCACCAGCCGCTAA
- the Nif3l1 gene encoding NIF3-like protein 1 isoform X4, with protein sequence MVGNLLPGFRMLSSAHVVPTSVRRAPSWICSSSRSFMDLKALLSSLNDFASLSFAESWDNVGLLVEPSPPHTVNTLFLTNDLTEEVMEEALQKKADLILSYHPPIFRPMKHITWKTWKERLVIRALENRVAIYSPHTAYDAAPQGVNSWLAKGLGTCTTRPIHPSKAPNYPTEGTHRLEFSANHSQDLDKVMSAVKGVGGVSVTSFPARCDGEEQTRVSLNCTQKALMQVLAFLSQDRQLYQKTEILSLEKPLLLHTGMGRLCTLDESVSLATMIERIKRHLKLPHLRLALGVGRTLGHRMASNNCSFCFYLRSTGIQVYIAIIHSLQSKLWPCVLVLGAAFYKE encoded by the exons ATGGTAG GCAACCTTCTACCTGGTTTCCGTATGCTGTCATCTGCACACGTGGTCCCTACAAGTGTGCGACGTGCCCCATCGTGGATCTGCAGCTCTTCCCGTTCCTTCATGGATCTGAaggctcttctctcttccttgaaTGACTTTGCCTCCCTCTCATTTGCTGAGAGCTGGGACAATGTGGGGTTGCTGGTGGAGCCAAGCCCGCCCCATACTGTAAATACACTCTTCCTGACCAATGACCTGACGGAGGAGGTCATGGAGGAGGCTCTGCAAAAGAAGGCAGATCTCATTCTCTCCTACCATCCACCTATCTTCCGGCCCATGAAGCACATAACTTGGAAGACCTGGAAGGAGCGCCTTGTGATCCGGGCTCTGGAGAACAGAGTCGCCATCTACTCTCCCCACACGGCCTATGACGCCGCACCCCAGGGAGTCAACAGCTGGTTGGCCAAAGGGCTCG GAACTTGCACTACCAGGCCCATCCACCCTTCCAAAGCTCCGAACTACCCCACAGAGGGAACTCACCGACTAGAATTCAGTGCGAACCACAGCCAAGACCTGGACAAAGTCATGTCTGCTGTGAAAGGGGTTGGAGGTGTCTCTGTCACCTCTTTTCCTGCCAG GTGTGATGGTGAGGAGCAAACACGGGTCAGTCTGAATTGTACTCAGAAGGCTTTGATGCAGGTGCTAGCTTTTCTCTCCCAGGACAGACAACTTTATCAGAaaactgaaattctttctttggagAAG CCTTTGCTTCTGCATACTGGAATGGGACGCTTGTGCACACTGGATGAGTCTGTCTCCCTGGCAACAATGATAGAACGAATCAAAAGACACCTAAAGCTGCCTCATCTTCGCTTAGCTCTTGGAGTGGGGAGGACCTTAG GGCATAGGATGGCCTCAAACAACTGTTCCTTTTGCTTCTATCTCCGAAGTACTGGGATTCAAGTGTATATTGCTATTATTCAT AGTCTCCAGTCAAAGTTGTGGCCCTGTGTGCTGGTTCTGGGGGCAGCGTTCTACAAGGAGTAG
- the Nif3l1 gene encoding NIF3-like protein 1 isoform X1: MVGNLLPGFRMLSSAHVVPTSVRRAPSWICSSSRSFMDLKALLSSLNDFASLSFAESWDNVGLLVEPSPPHTVNTLFLTNDLTEEVMEEALQKKADLILSYHPPIFRPMKHITWKTWKERLVIRALENRVAIYSPHTAYDAAPQGVNSWLAKGLGTCTTRPIHPSKAPNYPTEGTHRLEFSANHSQDLDKVMSAVKGVGGVSVTSFPARCDGEEQTRVSLNCTQKALMQVLAFLSQDRQLYQKTEILSLEKPLLLHTGMGRLCTLDESVSLATMIERIKRHLKLPHLRLALGVGRTLESPVKVVALCAGSGGSVLQGVEADLYLTGEMSHHDVLDAASKGINVILCEHSNTERGFLSDLQEMLGVHLENKINIILSETDRDPLRVV; the protein is encoded by the exons ATGGTAG GCAACCTTCTACCTGGTTTCCGTATGCTGTCATCTGCACACGTGGTCCCTACAAGTGTGCGACGTGCCCCATCGTGGATCTGCAGCTCTTCCCGTTCCTTCATGGATCTGAaggctcttctctcttccttgaaTGACTTTGCCTCCCTCTCATTTGCTGAGAGCTGGGACAATGTGGGGTTGCTGGTGGAGCCAAGCCCGCCCCATACTGTAAATACACTCTTCCTGACCAATGACCTGACGGAGGAGGTCATGGAGGAGGCTCTGCAAAAGAAGGCAGATCTCATTCTCTCCTACCATCCACCTATCTTCCGGCCCATGAAGCACATAACTTGGAAGACCTGGAAGGAGCGCCTTGTGATCCGGGCTCTGGAGAACAGAGTCGCCATCTACTCTCCCCACACGGCCTATGACGCCGCACCCCAGGGAGTCAACAGCTGGTTGGCCAAAGGGCTCG GAACTTGCACTACCAGGCCCATCCACCCTTCCAAAGCTCCGAACTACCCCACAGAGGGAACTCACCGACTAGAATTCAGTGCGAACCACAGCCAAGACCTGGACAAAGTCATGTCTGCTGTGAAAGGGGTTGGAGGTGTCTCTGTCACCTCTTTTCCTGCCAG GTGTGATGGTGAGGAGCAAACACGGGTCAGTCTGAATTGTACTCAGAAGGCTTTGATGCAGGTGCTAGCTTTTCTCTCCCAGGACAGACAACTTTATCAGAaaactgaaattctttctttggagAAG CCTTTGCTTCTGCATACTGGAATGGGACGCTTGTGCACACTGGATGAGTCTGTCTCCCTGGCAACAATGATAGAACGAATCAAAAGACACCTAAAGCTGCCTCATCTTCGCTTAGCTCTTGGAGTGGGGAGGACCTTAG AGTCTCCAGTCAAAGTTGTGGCCCTGTGTGCTGGTTCTGGGGGCAGCGTTCTACAAGGAGTAGAGGCCGACCTTTACCTCACAG GTGAAATGTCCCACCATGATGTTCTGGATGCTGCTTCCAAAGGGATAAATGTCATCCTTTGTGAACACAGCAACACCGAAAGAGGCTTCCTTTCTGATCTTCAAGAAATGCTGGGTGTTCACTTGGAGAATAAGATTAATATTATCCTGTCTGAGACAGACAGGGACCCTCTCCGTGTCGTTTAG
- the Nif3l1 gene encoding NIF3-like protein 1 isoform X5, with protein MVGNLLPGFRMLSSAHVVPTSVRRAPSWICSSSRSFMDLKALLSSLNDFASLSFAESWDNVGLLVEPSPPHTVNTLFLTNDLTEEVMEEALQKKADLILSYHPPIFRPMKHITWKTWKERLVIRALENRVAIYSPHTAYDAAPQGVNSWLAKGLGTCTTRPIHPSKAPNYPTEGTHRLEFSANHSQDLDKVMSAVKGVGGVSVTSFPARCDGEEQTRVSLNCTQKALMQVLAFLSQDRQLYQKTEILSLEKARIRPQPQFLSQI; from the exons ATGGTAG GCAACCTTCTACCTGGTTTCCGTATGCTGTCATCTGCACACGTGGTCCCTACAAGTGTGCGACGTGCCCCATCGTGGATCTGCAGCTCTTCCCGTTCCTTCATGGATCTGAaggctcttctctcttccttgaaTGACTTTGCCTCCCTCTCATTTGCTGAGAGCTGGGACAATGTGGGGTTGCTGGTGGAGCCAAGCCCGCCCCATACTGTAAATACACTCTTCCTGACCAATGACCTGACGGAGGAGGTCATGGAGGAGGCTCTGCAAAAGAAGGCAGATCTCATTCTCTCCTACCATCCACCTATCTTCCGGCCCATGAAGCACATAACTTGGAAGACCTGGAAGGAGCGCCTTGTGATCCGGGCTCTGGAGAACAGAGTCGCCATCTACTCTCCCCACACGGCCTATGACGCCGCACCCCAGGGAGTCAACAGCTGGTTGGCCAAAGGGCTCG GAACTTGCACTACCAGGCCCATCCACCCTTCCAAAGCTCCGAACTACCCCACAGAGGGAACTCACCGACTAGAATTCAGTGCGAACCACAGCCAAGACCTGGACAAAGTCATGTCTGCTGTGAAAGGGGTTGGAGGTGTCTCTGTCACCTCTTTTCCTGCCAG GTGTGATGGTGAGGAGCAAACACGGGTCAGTCTGAATTGTACTCAGAAGGCTTTGATGCAGGTGCTAGCTTTTCTCTCCCAGGACAGACAACTTTATCAGAaaactgaaattctttctttggagAAG GCAAGAATAAGACCACAGCCACaatttttgagccaaatttga
- the Nif3l1 gene encoding NIF3-like protein 1 isoform X2: protein MLSSAHVVPTSVRRAPSWICSSSRSFMDLKALLSSLNDFASLSFAESWDNVGLLVEPSPPHTVNTLFLTNDLTEEVMEEALQKKADLILSYHPPIFRPMKHITWKTWKERLVIRALENRVAIYSPHTAYDAAPQGVNSWLAKGLGTCTTRPIHPSKAPNYPTEGTHRLEFSANHSQDLDKVMSAVKGVGGVSVTSFPARCDGEEQTRVSLNCTQKALMQVLAFLSQDRQLYQKTEILSLEKPLLLHTGMGRLCTLDESVSLATMIERIKRHLKLPHLRLALGVGRTLESPVKVVALCAGSGGSVLQGVEADLYLTGEMSHHDVLDAASKGINVILCEHSNTERGFLSDLQEMLGVHLENKINIILSETDRDPLRVV, encoded by the exons ATGCTGTCATCTGCACACGTGGTCCCTACAAGTGTGCGACGTGCCCCATCGTGGATCTGCAGCTCTTCCCGTTCCTTCATGGATCTGAaggctcttctctcttccttgaaTGACTTTGCCTCCCTCTCATTTGCTGAGAGCTGGGACAATGTGGGGTTGCTGGTGGAGCCAAGCCCGCCCCATACTGTAAATACACTCTTCCTGACCAATGACCTGACGGAGGAGGTCATGGAGGAGGCTCTGCAAAAGAAGGCAGATCTCATTCTCTCCTACCATCCACCTATCTTCCGGCCCATGAAGCACATAACTTGGAAGACCTGGAAGGAGCGCCTTGTGATCCGGGCTCTGGAGAACAGAGTCGCCATCTACTCTCCCCACACGGCCTATGACGCCGCACCCCAGGGAGTCAACAGCTGGTTGGCCAAAGGGCTCG GAACTTGCACTACCAGGCCCATCCACCCTTCCAAAGCTCCGAACTACCCCACAGAGGGAACTCACCGACTAGAATTCAGTGCGAACCACAGCCAAGACCTGGACAAAGTCATGTCTGCTGTGAAAGGGGTTGGAGGTGTCTCTGTCACCTCTTTTCCTGCCAG GTGTGATGGTGAGGAGCAAACACGGGTCAGTCTGAATTGTACTCAGAAGGCTTTGATGCAGGTGCTAGCTTTTCTCTCCCAGGACAGACAACTTTATCAGAaaactgaaattctttctttggagAAG CCTTTGCTTCTGCATACTGGAATGGGACGCTTGTGCACACTGGATGAGTCTGTCTCCCTGGCAACAATGATAGAACGAATCAAAAGACACCTAAAGCTGCCTCATCTTCGCTTAGCTCTTGGAGTGGGGAGGACCTTAG AGTCTCCAGTCAAAGTTGTGGCCCTGTGTGCTGGTTCTGGGGGCAGCGTTCTACAAGGAGTAGAGGCCGACCTTTACCTCACAG GTGAAATGTCCCACCATGATGTTCTGGATGCTGCTTCCAAAGGGATAAATGTCATCCTTTGTGAACACAGCAACACCGAAAGAGGCTTCCTTTCTGATCTTCAAGAAATGCTGGGTGTTCACTTGGAGAATAAGATTAATATTATCCTGTCTGAGACAGACAGGGACCCTCTCCGTGTCGTTTAG
- the Nif3l1 gene encoding NIF3-like protein 1 isoform 2 (isoform 2 is encoded by transcript variant 2) has translation MLSSAHVVPTSVRRAPSWICSSSRSFMDLKALLSSLNDFASLSFAESWDNVGLLVEPSPPHTVNTLFLTNDLTEEVMEEALQKKADLILSYHPPIFRPMKHITWKTWKERLVIRALENRVAIYSPHTAYDAAPQGVNSWLAKGLGTCTTRPIHPSKAPNYPTEGTHRLEFSANHSQDLDKVMSAVKGVGGVSVTSFPARCDGEEQTRVSLNCTQKALMQVLAFLSQDRQLYQKTEILSLEKPLLLHTGMGRLCTLDESVSLATMIERIKRHLKLPHLRLALGVGRTLGHRMASNNCSFCFYLRSTGIQVYIAIIHSLQSKLWPCVLVLGAAFYKE, from the exons ATGCTGTCATCTGCACACGTGGTCCCTACAAGTGTGCGACGTGCCCCATCGTGGATCTGCAGCTCTTCCCGTTCCTTCATGGATCTGAaggctcttctctcttccttgaaTGACTTTGCCTCCCTCTCATTTGCTGAGAGCTGGGACAATGTGGGGTTGCTGGTGGAGCCAAGCCCGCCCCATACTGTAAATACACTCTTCCTGACCAATGACCTGACGGAGGAGGTCATGGAGGAGGCTCTGCAAAAGAAGGCAGATCTCATTCTCTCCTACCATCCACCTATCTTCCGGCCCATGAAGCACATAACTTGGAAGACCTGGAAGGAGCGCCTTGTGATCCGGGCTCTGGAGAACAGAGTCGCCATCTACTCTCCCCACACGGCCTATGACGCCGCACCCCAGGGAGTCAACAGCTGGTTGGCCAAAGGGCTCG GAACTTGCACTACCAGGCCCATCCACCCTTCCAAAGCTCCGAACTACCCCACAGAGGGAACTCACCGACTAGAATTCAGTGCGAACCACAGCCAAGACCTGGACAAAGTCATGTCTGCTGTGAAAGGGGTTGGAGGTGTCTCTGTCACCTCTTTTCCTGCCAG GTGTGATGGTGAGGAGCAAACACGGGTCAGTCTGAATTGTACTCAGAAGGCTTTGATGCAGGTGCTAGCTTTTCTCTCCCAGGACAGACAACTTTATCAGAaaactgaaattctttctttggagAAG CCTTTGCTTCTGCATACTGGAATGGGACGCTTGTGCACACTGGATGAGTCTGTCTCCCTGGCAACAATGATAGAACGAATCAAAAGACACCTAAAGCTGCCTCATCTTCGCTTAGCTCTTGGAGTGGGGAGGACCTTAG GGCATAGGATGGCCTCAAACAACTGTTCCTTTTGCTTCTATCTCCGAAGTACTGGGATTCAAGTGTATATTGCTATTATTCAT AGTCTCCAGTCAAAGTTGTGGCCCTGTGTGCTGGTTCTGGGGGCAGCGTTCTACAAGGAGTAG